A stretch of the Nothobranchius furzeri strain GRZ-AD chromosome 5, NfurGRZ-RIMD1, whole genome shotgun sequence genome encodes the following:
- the preb gene encoding guanine nucleotide-exchange factor SEC12 — translation MRRRKVPDLYRAPFPLYSIKVDPATGLVITAGGGGASKTGIKNAVLFLDLQLAGEHQYSSSLLHSHDTDTRATMNMAVGDGVIAAGQDGTCCLMTFKLLTQKGGSVAPKHGNSAQLGNTRRRAGKTDSTKSGDMSDMKDDTAHVTVTALADVQSDLNPQDPLQKVVRFSPDMKLLLTGGTDGHVRVWEFPSLKKKFDFKAHEGEIEDLDISAGNKHLVTIGRDFACSVWSGNQLAMKLHWHQTVPHIAEKSYRYLACRFGRVEDQKGSLRLYTVQIPHKRDRKPPPCYLTKWDGKSFLPMLTCPCGTEVISTMTVCDSGMFLGLGTVTGSVAIYIAFSLQKLYYVQESHGIVVTDLAFLPDSFKGKNIKGKNEVAMLSVAVDSRCQVHTVAAQRYLPIWLVILLCGLMMVGVAFLLQYWFPGLL, via the exons ATGAGGAGGAGGAAGGTACCAGATCTGTACAGAGCCCCCTTTCCATTGTACAGCATTAAAGTGGACCCTGCTACCGGACTGGTGATCACAGCAGGAGGGGGTGGAGCTTCAAAGACTGGCATCAAAAATGCAGTG CTCTTCCTGGATCTGCAGCTGGCTGGAGAACACCAGTACAGTTCCAGTCTTCTCCACTCTCATGACACAGACACACGTGCCACCATGAACATGGCTGTGGGTGATGGAGTCATAGCTGCAGGACAGGACGGGACCTGCTGCCTCATGACCTTTAAACTCCTCACACAGAAAGGAGGAAGTGTTGCTCCTAAACATG GTAACAGCGCACAGTTGGGCAACACCCGGAGGCGAGCTGGAAAAACGGACAGTACCAAGTCTGGAGACATGTCCGACATGAAGGACGACACGGCTCATGTCACTGTGACGGCTTTAGCTGACGTACAGTCGGACCTGAACCCGCAGGACCCACTCCAGAAGGTGGTCCGCTTCAGTCCAGATATGAAGCTCCTGCTGACTGGAGGCACAGATGGACACGTCAGAGTCTGGGAG TTTCCATCCCTCAAGAAAAAGTTTGACTTCAAAGCACACGAAGGGGAGATTGAAGACTTGGATATAAGTGCAGGAAACaag CATCTGGTGACCATTGGCCGAGACTTTGCCTGCAGTGTGTGGAGTGGGAACCAGTTGGCTATGAAGCTCCACTGGCATCAGACTGTGCCTCATATAGCTGAGAAGTCGTATCGGTATTTGGCTTGCAG ATTTGGAAGGGTGGAGGACCAAAAGGGCTCTCTGAGGCTTTACACGGTGCAGATTCCTCACAAACGAGACAGAAAACCTCCTCCCTGCTACCTCACCAAGTGGGACGGAAAGAGCTTTCTTCCCATGTTGACGTGTCCCTGTGGTACTGAAGTGATCTCCACCATGACTGTCTG TGACTCTGGGATGTTTCTTGGCCTTGGGACTGTGACTGGATCAGTAGCAATATACATCGCCTTCTCCCTGCAG AAGCTGTATTACGTTCAGGAGTCTCACGGCATTGTCGTGACGGATCTGGCCTTCTTACCAGACTCCTTCAAAGGCAAAAACATCAAGGGAAAAAATGAAGTGGCCATGCTGAGCGTAGCTGTCGACAGTCGCTGTCAAGTACATACGGTCGCTGCTCAGA GGTATCTCCCTATCTGGCTGGTGATCCTCCTCTGTGGCCTTATGATGGTGGGAGTGGCCTTCCTCTTACAGTACTGGTTTCCAGGATTACTTTAA
- the rrp15 gene encoding RRP15-like protein, giving the protein MARGGTHVEQHTGEDGVSHEQEGGGSTDANSDDEGENSIDADNCSEEESRGVNDGEEEAKCGWADTMAKILGKKTTSGTILVKSKELDKMKEMRRKEELEKKKQMDKKRLWEMMCRDKPDIVKDHKNERALQRIATRGVVQLFNSVRKHKKTTDDRLRDVGGSERKKSKILSSFSKRDFISVLRQTEDGSEVSRKTQKDAVPDSEEKPAWNVLREDFMMEATMKDWDRDGSDTQT; this is encoded by the exons ATGGCGCGAGGTGGTACGCACGTGGAACAACATACTG GAGAGGATGGGGTTAGTCATGAACAAGAAGGAGGAGGAAGTACCGACGCAAACTCAGATGATGAAGGAGAAAACAGCATTGATGCTGATAACTGCAGTGAAGAGGAGAGCCGAGGGGTTAACGACGGAGAGGAGGAAGCTAAATGTGGATGGGCCGATACTATGGCAAAGATTCTGGGGAAGAAAACTACAAGTGGTACAATCCTGGTTAAGAGCAAAGAACTGGATAAGATGAAGGAAATGCGGAGAAAGGAGGAGCTGGAAAAGAAGAAACAG ATGGACAAGAAGCGACTGTGGGAGATGATGTGTCGAGACAAACCCGACATTGTGAAGGACCACAAGAATGAAAGAGCCCTACAAAGGATCGCGACAAG AGGTGTGGTGCAGCTGTTCAACTCGGTTAGGAAACACAAGAAAACAACTGATGACCGCTTGAGGGACGTAGGTGGTTCAGAAAGGAAAAAGAGCAAGATTTTGTCTTCTTTCTCAAAAAGAGACTTCATCTCTGTGCTGAGACAAACGGAGGATGGAAGCGAGGTCTCCAGAAAGACGCAGAAGGACGCA GTTCCTGATTCAGAGGAGAAGCCTGCCTGGAATGTCCTCAGAGAGGACTTCATGATGGAAGCCACCATGAAAGACTGGGACAGAGACGGTTCTGACACACAGACATGA